One region of Leishmania panamensis strain MHOM/PA/94/PSC-1 chromosome 28 sequence genomic DNA includes:
- a CDS encoding cation transporter, putative (TriTrypDB/GeneDB-style sysID: LpmP.28.2050) has protein sequence MSASHQRSGGTSVSEVEMTQRNSATMKSQSSPLLRGGDSTATTTMSAVGGGSAGKNTDGIRIRVRYLVEGVTDAAWRLVPNVATLKQMVCEQDQYFALPPSPTGDGDHFAKLPLQLPARTPATTNASPTVPSEPTADKTHGPFAFPAIRLSPTSTPNSDACPAWVSIKAATEEELAEVLESLPVHVLTRRRIISVLCADEDAEGLMELGNSESSSDEEDTESSSDGGREKDGRARRYTTVRDNFFEYFPAHGYAVLCLQAVGLQRMESTRCGAIQHDGMNRRGAQLPCTPVVALAFESALFTFSAGHFGGEGDVELIVANHAWVSESTRGTGGTGVWGLHSAASHLSTVGGLKGAESGKTETGDTPSVEWERQCDTSLPLDDAGSLFKDQVNGATPDVPRGSAAGRGVERAPLTYPAVAAVGAAPPPLSARQMRETQQAMAPFGSPSDPTSPNYRVNIAISVVCSSLVSAIIAYLQKSVRVLLIEADQLDELVLQILPSRVDQDDMLVRIKSLRHLIALFHIDSLQKERVLKELLLPAMRRTPLSRSTPAVERYQRLLSSIRSTILKLRKSRDIVNRASMTLISGVSARLLSHCHFMDYLNHVQTQITVIVMPVTIIPNLFAMNVRVPFTDAETTTPFFCIVIITLMLLLAGVSPILYKFLMYKTPGALATME, from the coding sequence ATGTCCGCTTCGCACcaacgcagcggcggcacctccGTGTCAGAGGTTGAAATGACGCAGAGGAACTCCGCAACGATGAAAAGCCAGTCCTCTCCGCTACTCCGCGGTGGCGATTCGACCGCCACTACCACGATGTCGGCTGTGgggggcggcagtgctggCAAGAATACTGATGGCATCCGCATCCGCGTGCGGTACCTCGTTGAAGGCGTGACTGACGCGGCCTGGCGCCTTGTACCGAACGTCGCGACGCTGAAGCAGATGGTGTGTGAACAGGATCAGTACTTTGCCTTGCCACCCTCGCCAACGGGTGACGGCGATCATTTTGCAAAGCTCCCATTGCAGCTCCCTGCGCGCACGCCAGCAACTACGAATGCTTCACCCACGGTTCCCTCTGAGCCCACCGCTGACAAGACACACGGGCCATTCGCCTTTCCAGCGATCCGGCTGTCTCCTACCTCTACTCCCAACAGCGACGCTTGCCCGGCGTGGGTCAGCATTAAGGCTGCCACAGAGGAAGAGTTGGCGGAGGTTCTGGAGAGCCTGCCCGTGCATGTGCTCACACGACGCCGCATCATCTCAGTGCTCTGCGCCGATGAGGATGCTGAGGGGCTCATGGAGCTTGGGAACAGCGagtccagcagcgacgaggaggataCAGAGTCTTCTTCGGACGGAGGGCGTGAAAAGGACGGCCGTGCCAGACGCTACACAACGGTGCGTGACAACTTCTTCGAGTACTTCCCCGCACACGGCTACGCCGTGCTGTGTCTGCAGGCAGTGGGGCTGCAGAGGATGGAGAGTACGAGATGCGGCGCCATCCAGCATGATGGGATGAACCGACgtggcgcgcagctgccgtgcaCACCAGTGGTGGCATTGGCCTTTGAGTCGGCGCTCTTCACCTTCAGTGCGGGCCACTttggcggagaaggagacgtGGAGCTCATCGTGGCCAACCACGCATGGGTCAGCGAATCTACAAGAGGCACCGGTGGAACTGGCGTGTGGGGACTTCACTCGGCAGCGTCGCATCTGTCAACTGTCGGTGGCCTCAAGGGGGCCGAGTCAGGCAAAACCGAAACAGGCGACACCCCTTCCGTCGAGTGGGAGCGCCAGTGCGACACAAGCCTTCCTCTCGACGATGCGGGCAGCTTATTCAAGGATCAGGTCAACGGAGCCACACCTGACGTGCCTCGTGGCTCAGCCGCTGGTCGAGGGGTAGAACGAGCACCGCTCACATAccccgccgttgctgctgtaggtgctgcgccaccgccgttaTCGGCGCGGCAGATGAGAGAGACCCAGCAGGCCATGGCCCCCTTCGGCTCCCCTAGCGACCCGACATCGCCGAACTACCGTGTAAACATAGCCATTTCCGTCGTATGCAGCTCGCTCGTGTCCGCCATTATCGCCTACCTCCAGAAATCTGTCCGTGTGCTACTCATTGAAGCGGATCAACTCGATGAGCTTGTGCTTCAAATTCTGCCTTCGCGTGTTGACCAGGATGACATGCTGGTGCGCATCAagagcctgcgccacctcatcGCTCTCTTTCACATCGACTCTTTGCAGAAGGAGCGGGTGTTGAaggagctgctgttgccggcAATGCGCCGGACACCGCTTTCGAGATCCACGCCGGCAGTGGAGCGCTACCAACGCTTGCTCTCATCCATTCGCAGCACGATCCTCAAACTCCGCAAGAGTCGCGACATCGTCAACAGGGCGAGCATGACCCTCATCAGCGGTGTGTCAGCACGCCTCTTGTCGCACTGCCACTTTATGGACTACCTGAACCACGTGCAGACCCAAATTACTGTCATAGTGATGCCAGTCACCATCATACCAAATTTGTTCGCCATGAACGTACGAGTACCCTTCACTGACGCAGAGACGACGACACCCTTCTTCTGCATCGTGATCATTACGCTGATGCTCTTGCTGGCTGGTGTTTCGCCGATCCTGTACAAGTTCTTGATGTATAAGACGCCAGGTGCGCTTGCCACGATGGAGTAG